The Flavobacterium jumunjinense genome includes a region encoding these proteins:
- a CDS encoding TonB-dependent receptor, whose protein sequence is MKTLFSLFVLIFSSIGFSQTSISGKVMDEFGTAFSGANIYIKGSYDGTISDENGNFKFETSKTGKQILQISFMSYETITQEINIENYKSKTFTLKENINTLDAVVVSAGTFSAGDNSKNTALKPLDIVTTAGSAGNIIAALETLPGTQAVGESGRLFVRGGESDETQTFVDGIRVAQPYGATANNLPTRSRFSPFLFKGMTFSTGGYSAEYGNALSSVLLLNTIDEPVQSQTDISVMTVGVGLGNTQKWEKSSLTFNTSYINLAPYQLIVPQKIDWNKPVQALSGESVYRRKIKDGLLKIYGAFDYSTFDLNQKTINATNKTRFDLGNNNFYFNGSYKGYLNDDLQLQTGVGYGYSKNKIIFDTDKLQNDERTLHYKLKLRQKLTSRIKLNLGGEYFHTNLDESFTPFQMNRFEYGFKNNSVAFFTEAEIFFSKQLAMNVGLRTSDASVVDKFTFEPRLSLAYKTAENSQFSLAYGAFNQTANQDYLKFNDNLDYEKTSHYILNYMYNKEGKMFRAEAYFKDYKDLVKYSGNRASFDSEYNNNGLGYAKGIDLFWRDSKTIKNLDYWISYSFIDSERDYKNYIEKVTPSFVANHNFSVVTKYFSQKLKSQISATYSFNSGRPYNNPNTSDFMNEKTKSFNNLSLSWAYLLSQQKILYFSVTNILNNNNVFGYEYANAPDLSGQFQRQAITQPANQFFFVGFFWTISDDKKTNNLDNL, encoded by the coding sequence TATATATTAAAGGATCGTATGATGGAACAATTTCAGATGAAAATGGAAATTTTAAGTTTGAAACTTCAAAAACAGGCAAGCAAATTTTGCAAATTAGTTTTATGTCTTATGAAACCATTACGCAAGAAATTAACATTGAAAATTATAAATCTAAAACGTTTACATTAAAAGAAAATATCAATACACTCGATGCTGTTGTGGTTTCTGCTGGAACATTTAGTGCAGGAGATAACTCTAAAAATACTGCGTTAAAACCTTTAGATATAGTAACAACAGCTGGTTCTGCAGGAAATATTATTGCTGCATTAGAAACATTGCCTGGAACACAAGCAGTAGGTGAGAGTGGTCGATTATTTGTTCGTGGTGGAGAATCTGATGAAACACAAACTTTTGTAGACGGAATTCGTGTGGCTCAACCCTATGGTGCAACAGCAAATAATTTACCAACCCGTAGTCGATTTTCTCCTTTTTTATTCAAAGGAATGACTTTTTCTACAGGTGGCTATAGTGCCGAATATGGCAATGCATTATCAAGTGTTTTATTATTGAATACAATAGACGAACCAGTACAAAGTCAGACTGATATTTCAGTAATGACAGTAGGTGTGGGCTTAGGGAATACACAGAAATGGGAAAAAAGTTCATTAACATTTAACACAAGCTATATCAATTTGGCTCCTTATCAATTAATTGTACCTCAAAAAATAGACTGGAACAAACCTGTTCAAGCTTTGTCTGGAGAAAGTGTTTATAGAAGAAAAATTAAAGACGGTTTGTTGAAAATTTATGGAGCATTTGATTATAGTACTTTCGATTTGAATCAGAAAACAATTAATGCTACTAATAAAACAAGATTCGATTTAGGAAATAATAATTTTTATTTTAATGGAAGTTATAAAGGATATTTAAATGACGATTTACAATTACAGACGGGTGTAGGTTATGGATATAGTAAAAACAAAATAATTTTTGATACTGATAAATTGCAAAATGATGAAAGAACCTTGCATTATAAATTAAAATTACGTCAAAAATTAACTTCTAGAATTAAATTGAATCTTGGAGGAGAGTATTTTCATACCAATTTAGATGAAAGTTTTACACCGTTTCAAATGAATCGTTTCGAATATGGTTTTAAAAATAATAGTGTTGCTTTTTTTACAGAAGCAGAGATTTTCTTTTCTAAACAATTAGCTATGAATGTTGGTTTGCGTACTTCGGATGCTTCTGTTGTAGATAAATTCACTTTTGAACCTCGTTTGTCTTTGGCTTATAAAACAGCAGAGAACAGTCAGTTTTCGCTCGCATATGGTGCTTTCAACCAAACTGCCAATCAAGATTATTTGAAGTTTAATGATAACTTAGATTATGAAAAAACATCGCACTATATTTTAAATTATATGTATAATAAAGAAGGTAAAATGTTTAGGGCAGAAGCCTATTTTAAAGACTATAAAGATTTAGTGAAATATAGCGGTAATCGTGCTAGTTTTGATAGTGAATATAATAACAATGGGCTAGGATATGCAAAAGGAATCGATTTGTTTTGGAGAGATAGTAAAACAATTAAAAACTTAGATTATTGGATTTCCTATTCTTTTATAGATTCTGAAAGAGATTATAAGAATTACATTGAAAAAGTGACTCCTAGTTTTGTAGCCAATCATAATTTTTCTGTAGTGACTAAATACTTTTCGCAAAAATTGAAATCGCAAATAAGTGCGACCTATAGTTTCAATTCTGGACGACCATATAATAATCCAAACACAAGCGATTTTATGAATGAAAAAACAAAATCGTTTAATAATTTAAGTTTGAGTTGGGCCTATTTACTATCACAACAGAAGATACTCTATTTTTCTGTTACCAATATCTTGAACAATAACAATGTTTTCGGATATGAATATGCAAATGCACCCGATTTAAGTGGTCAGTTTCAAAGACAAGCCATCACACAGCCAGCAAATCAATTTTTCTTTGTTGGTTTCTTCTGGACCATTAGCGACGATAAGAAAACGAATAATTTAGATAATTTGTAA